One Setaria viridis chromosome 5, Setaria_viridis_v4.0, whole genome shotgun sequence genomic region harbors:
- the LOC117859321 gene encoding cytokinin riboside 5'-monophosphate phosphoribohydrolase LOG isoform X1 — translation MAMEAALVVKSGGGAGAAGVAAQAGSGGERRSRFQRICVYCGSAKGRKPSYQDAAVELGKELVERGIDLVYGGGSIGLMGLVSHAVHDGGRHVIGVIPRSLMPREVTGEPVGEVRAVSGMHERKAEMARFADAFIALPGGYGTLEELLEVITWAQLGIHKKPVGLLNVDGFYDPLLSFIDMAVNEGFIKEDARRIIISAPTAKELVLKLEEYVPEYEVGLVWEDQMPSAAHSFAPELEPGIASS, via the exons atggcaatGGAGGCGGCTTTGGTCGtgaagagcggcggcggcgccggagcggcCGGGGTGGCCGCGCAGGCGGGGAGTGGCGGCGAGAGGCGGTCCCGGTTCCAGCGAATCTGCGTGTACTGCGGCAGCGCCAAGGGCCGGAAGCCCAGCTACCaggacgccgccgtcgagctcggCAAGGAGCTG GTGGAGAGGGGCATAGACCTGGTCTACGGGGGAGGATCCATCGGCCTCATGGGGCTGGTGTCTCATGCAGTTCATGATGGAGGGCGCCATGTGATTGG GGTCATCCCAAGATCCTTGATGCCCAGAGAG GTAACTGGTGAGCCTGTTGGGGAAGTAAGGGCAGTCTCCGGAATGCATGAAAGGAAAGCTGAGATGGCTCGGTTTGCTGATGCTTTCATAGCATTACCTG GCGGCTACGGGACTCTGGAGGAGTTGCTTGAGGTCATCACCTGGGCGCAACTAGGAATCCATAAGAAGCCG GTTGGCCTTCTAAACGTGGACGGGTTCTACGATCCGCTGCTATCCTTCATCGACATGGCTGTCAACGAAGGGTTCATAAAGGAGGACGCGCGGCGCATCATCATCTCCGCACCTACAGCGAAGGAGCTCGTTCTCAAGCTTGAG GAGTACGTTCCCGAGTACGAGGTTGGTTTGGTGTGGGAGGATCAGATGCCATCGGCGGCGCACAGCTTCGCCCCCGAGCTGGAGCCCGGGATTGCTTCCTCCTGA
- the LOC117859321 gene encoding cytokinin riboside 5'-monophosphate phosphoribohydrolase LOG isoform X2 translates to MAAARGDLTCLPKMNNLCFFPWRTEIPIVERGIDLVYGGGSIGLMGLVSHAVHDGGRHVIGVIPRSLMPREVTGEPVGEVRAVSGMHERKAEMARFADAFIALPGGYGTLEELLEVITWAQLGIHKKPVGLLNVDGFYDPLLSFIDMAVNEGFIKEDARRIIISAPTAKELVLKLEEYVPEYEVGLVWEDQMPSAAHSFAPELEPGIASS, encoded by the exons ATGGCTGCCGCGCGCGGTGACCTCACTTGCCTCCCCAAAATGAACAATCTTTGCTTCTTTCCTTGGCGCACCGAAATCCCAATT GTGGAGAGGGGCATAGACCTGGTCTACGGGGGAGGATCCATCGGCCTCATGGGGCTGGTGTCTCATGCAGTTCATGATGGAGGGCGCCATGTGATTGG GGTCATCCCAAGATCCTTGATGCCCAGAGAG GTAACTGGTGAGCCTGTTGGGGAAGTAAGGGCAGTCTCCGGAATGCATGAAAGGAAAGCTGAGATGGCTCGGTTTGCTGATGCTTTCATAGCATTACCTG GCGGCTACGGGACTCTGGAGGAGTTGCTTGAGGTCATCACCTGGGCGCAACTAGGAATCCATAAGAAGCCG GTTGGCCTTCTAAACGTGGACGGGTTCTACGATCCGCTGCTATCCTTCATCGACATGGCTGTCAACGAAGGGTTCATAAAGGAGGACGCGCGGCGCATCATCATCTCCGCACCTACAGCGAAGGAGCTCGTTCTCAAGCTTGAG GAGTACGTTCCCGAGTACGAGGTTGGTTTGGTGTGGGAGGATCAGATGCCATCGGCGGCGCACAGCTTCGCCCCCGAGCTGGAGCCCGGGATTGCTTCCTCCTGA